From the genome of Papaver somniferum cultivar HN1 unplaced genomic scaffold, ASM357369v1 unplaced-scaffold_21, whole genome shotgun sequence:
GACAAAACCATGATGTTGTTACAGCTTCGGAACACACACAGAAAATGACTATGCATCGAAGAAAGAAGAATAAACAATGTTTGCCAGACAGGAAAGACATCATGGGTAGAGAGCTAGGGAGCAACAGCAGATGGAAACAGTGACTGGAGACTTTGAGATTCTCGGCAAACAGGACATGTTGAACTCATGCTAAGCCATTGATCGATGCACTTTGCATGGAAGTAGTGGTTACAGGATGGTATAATCTTCAATGTCTCCGTCGGTAGATACTCTGATATACATATTGAACAAGTTGTATCATTTGGATTTGGCAGTCGTAGCTTTTCATCAAGAAGTATTCTTGGAAAGGATTCAATGATCGAACTGTCAAGGCCAGCTTTGACAGGTTGTTCGCGCGCGGCTATGAAAGACCGCTGATATCCGCGTGCGGCTATGAAGGATGGCTGATATCCAAATGAGGAAAATATCGAGCGATCATTCGATTGCGGCGGAACTGCAACAAATAACCTGCGATCCCCGTAGCAGTAAGACCTTATGACCCATGGACAGTAATAGCATATGAAGAATATTAGAATTGGAAACCCAATGCAAATACCGAAAACAAGAATCATTGTTTTGCGGATAATACCTGCAACACATATTACTTTACAATTATAAACTCACttggtaaaaataaaaataaaaaatcactaTCGTCTAAAGAATCACAATCTTTAATCTCTAGAACTTTCTTTAAAAATGGGAAATTTGGGGATATGGCCCAAAATCAACTGTTATTTTGGGGATATGCCCCAAGATTCCAATTTCTAGGTATATATCCCAGAATTACGATTTTCGTCAAGGAACCGTTAAGTAGTTAATTTATCGTAAATATGTTTGAACCTTTTCTCTAATTTCTTCGAGATTTTTTCTGTCTGAATATGTTCCTGAATCTTGTAAAGGTGTTAGTATATAGTATATCTATTTTTTAATTCGCATATGTAATCCCAAATATGTGCAAATATTGACTACTTAACGGTTTTAGATGGAATTTTAGACGGTTGGGACATATTCCCGAAAATTGAAATCTTGCAGCATATCCCCAAAATGACAGTCGATTTTGGAGCATATCCCCAAGATTCCCTTTAAAAAACCTTTCTCATAGTGTACCTATATACACCAAAATTCCATCCAAATCCTGTTAAACACGAGTACCAAACATTGGCACAGATGCATGATAGGTTCTGACTAACAACCAGAATTATCCATTTGAACTAAACTAGAACGAACTAATAACATTTCTTTAGCACTAATGCAAACAAGATTTTTCTTcagcaacaaaaacatcaaaagaaTGACAAGATTGACAAGATATTTTTACCCTGTGATGTATCATCAGCTGGTGTGCGCGACCACGTGAGACGAAGAACGTCACTAATTTGATTAGAAAAACCATCAAGTGTGCTCATCACCGGTACTGATACAGTATCAATTACCTCACAGCTTGAATTCAGCGGTTGAATACGGTGAGTAGTCACATTTGTTGCCAATATGGTGTGTGCGGAACTACTAAGGCAATGGATGTGAACGTATAATGAAGAGATATTGCTCAGATCAACAGAAGCTGATGAACAATTAAGAAACGTGTAGTTCTCATTTCGACCATCTGACTGGTAAGGGGAACCTAAGAGACTTAGGTTTAAAAGACTTCTTGGGAGACAGTTATCAGAGTCGTAGATTTCTATAACCCGTAAATTATAATAGATGTTTTGAACAAAAAACTTTCCAGGTAAAGGAAGCTCTAAGACTGTTTTATTTGAACTACTGCAAGAAAGACTGAAACCGGGGATACCACATACCTCTCTATGTCGACCTTCTAATCTGAAAGGGAAAAGGACTCCAGGCTCCCCATTACCACACGACAGAGGAGTATGACAGGTTGTTCTACATGTAACAGAACCagggaaaagaagaaagaagaagttgaagaagaacAAAATGGAGATTTTCAAAGAATTCATTTGCTAGTGTTCGACTGAGTCTCTAGTTCTTCTTGTTTTGCTTCCTTTCTTTGTTTTATCTACCTTTTATAGACTTTTGTATATTCTCCTCTTTTTAATAAATCTTTCActtctcatcaaaaaaaaaaaaaacatcaaaagtcACAGCTACTAACAATACCCATATAATTACAAGTTGAGACCAGTCTAAAGAAATGGAAATAAGTCTAAAATTTATACAAATAAACAAATAGCGGTAGGTAGTGTACCAATCttaaaaatccataaaaaatcaTGAAGTCAAAATGACAACCGCTTTGAAGATGCCGATAATCCCAAATACAGCAGGGTGTTTGCCAAAAATATATTCCACCCCGTGATTGCATTTGGGAAATTTTCCATGGCAAGCTAgggaatcaaaaacaaaagaaaaaataatgatACCATTTGACATAAACAAAACCAACATGACAAGGACTGAGACGCTTCAATAATTGTACACAATGCTACACCCTGCTTCCATTCAGGTTGTTGGAAGCTAGAGGTTTCAACCCACAATCTTAGCCTCATCGTGGCACACATAATTGATAACAGCCCCTTATGCAACTTAAACATATATTCGGGACTTACTTCCCGATCGCTAACTATAGTTCTCGAAATGATCAAACAACAGATGAATCCAACACCTAACTCACACCACCTAATTTCAATCGAAATTCAATACTTCGTAttaaaaccatcaaatttcacCAACACAAACATTTATTCATATTCACACATAAAAATTCCATCATTTTTATctcaacaaaaacaacaattgATCCTCAAACTTACATAAACCGTAT
Proteins encoded in this window:
- the LOC113339890 gene encoding putative RING-H2 finger protein ATL21A, which codes for MNSLKISILFFFNFFFLLFPGSVTCRTTCHTPLSCGNGEPGVLFPFRLEGRHREVCGIPGFSLSCSSSNKTVLELPLPGKFFVQNIYYNLRVIEIYDSDNCLPRSLLNLSLLGSPYQSDGRNENYTFLNCSSASVDLSNISSLYVHIHCLSSSAHTILATNVTTHRIQPLNSSCEVIDTVSVPVMSTLDGFSNQISDVLRLTWSRTPADDTSQGIIRKTMILVFGICIGFPILIFFICYYCPWVIRSYCYGDRRLFVAVPPQSNDRSIFSSFGYQPSFIAARGYQRSFIAAREQPVKAGLDSSIIESFPRILLDEKLRLPNPNDTTCSICISEYLPTETLKIIPSCNHYFHAKCIDQWLSMSSTCPVCRESQSLQSLFPSAVAP